The following nucleotide sequence is from Citrus sinensis cultivar Valencia sweet orange chromosome 6, DVS_A1.0, whole genome shotgun sequence.
TCGGCATTCCTATTCTTTGATCCTTCCCCCCATATACATATAATTCTATTCAGCATGAAATAAGCAAAATTTGGtgcaaaaattttgtttcattcgTGCATTTATATCAATACGTGATTacgttttatttattgaatatgaaaaaaataccaaaaattcATGAacgttgaaaaaaaaaaaaaaggtaagaCAAGGGCCAATTTaccttatttttcaattaataaaataaaccagCCTGATCTTATCTTgtatttgtcaaatttttctGTCGGAATATCAATGCTCATGATTTATACATTGTCATCCAATAATCACCGTCACGAACTTGCAGAATGAGGATGTAATAACACattattgttgaaaaaattaacGATCGAGAGACAAGAATTAATGCATGCAATGCTATGCATGTATATGGTTTTTGCTGAAAATCTCAATAGGAAAGCAGAAATCTTCTCCTTATTAACATTACAAGTACCACTGCAGATGATACATATGACAAGCATCTGTTGTCCTCTTAATTTGTAGGAAGGACATGCATGCATCATCATGATCACGTCGCTCTAGAGCAAGCTGGCCTAGATCTAGGTAGAGgaggtttaatttattaataacgTAACTAAAGATCGAACTGGAGAAGGCTACGAAGTACGTACGCATAATAGATGAGTTACAGATgcattaagtaattaattaatgcatatGCAAATTAGGgattcaataattaaagagcCTATGCCAGGCAGGACCAGAGTCCAATATCGATATTTGCAACCAAACCGAGAGCTGAATCAACAACACCGGCAAGGACTGAAGGAACAGCACGAAGGGTTCCAGTAACCTTGGACAGAAGAGCGCAAACAATCTCTTCAAGTAGGAGTTGTACTTGGACGTAGCATGTGAATGGGTCGAGAAGATTGTATGTTTTAGTGTCAACCGGACAAACGAAAGAGCCGTTGGAATCCGTGTAGGCAGCGACTGAGGGAATGTTCGGGCAGACTAAGGTCACCTTTAAGTTGGCCAAGGGCGGGCAGGTTTGGCCCGACTCAGGGTTTCCAGTTGAAGAGCAAAGTACAGTGCCATTGATTTTCACCAGAGATATTTCTTTGCCATCAACGCTGTAGCCATGAGCCACTCTCACTTAGGCAGCTGTGGCAACAATAGCAAGCAGACCAAGCAGCAGGACTTTGCTGGAAGCCATATCGATAGAGCTAGAGCTGGAGGgagctttaattaatttgctatTAAGCTGATGATGTTGATGACATTACTATGAAACCCCGGCCATTTTGAACAATTTAATATCCTGCTCCACGTGGATTTCAGGTGCCCTATCATTTTTTCACATGTActttttaatgaagaaaaactAACAATTCTTTATAGTTTTACATGATTGATTAAAAAGTACACGTAACAGAAGATAATGCATACATCATCAGTGAGTATGCAAAGACTTTCTCGTATAATTTCCCTAAAAACTGTACGAAACCGCCTATAAATACGGAGTTCCTTTACTGGATTAATTGTGAGATAGCAACTAACATAGTCAATGGCTTACCAATCTATGCTCCTCCttgctcttctttttctcaccACAACCTCGCTAGCACATTGCTACATCATCAACGGCACAACTATATCTGCAGTCCAAATCACAGGCACCGTGTTCTGTACTGTCTCCGGTAATCCTCTACCGGGCGTAAGCAGCCCGGGGATAGCCGGCATAAACGTTGGTGTGAGGTGCAATGGTGGCACAACTGACATTGCACAAGCTCTGACTAACTCCGCATGATTTTTCTCGGTTGCTCTTAACCTCTTAGACGGGCTTCTCTTTGATCCAAGTCATTGCGTCGTTTATATAAAACTGCCGGTGGCCGGCTGCGCTCTGCTGCCGCCTACTGGATCCCTTCAAGCAGTTCCGGTCCTCATCGGTGTCGTGCAGTCGGTGGTGGGTGCAGTTGCGAACTTAGCCTGTGGATTGCTCGTGCATGTTGTCTGATGAACatgagaaagagaaattatgCATGCGACTAACAACAGCTGTTCTGCATGCAGCAGCTTGTTGGCTTCTCgatttcctttattttcaatcaatttgTGATgtctgttgttgttgttattaaagtaagaagaagaaaatgttcTAAAACCGGATGTTTTCTTAGAAGTAATAACATCAAAATGTCGAAGCAATCCTTCGCCGTAAAGAGTGATGCTGTCAATGTAATGTAACGTAATAGTTGGTTTACGTTCTTATTGAATCATGCATTTCTCTGTGAATTGCAATTCTTACGGCTTCCATCCTAAGAATGCTTTATTTCGTAAGCAATTGCAATTCCAACATGAAAAgacatattttgtttgttaaaaaaagGTCATTTATACCATTTTACAGTAGTTTATATGTATATTCTGTTGACCTTTTAATGTCACTAACAAAATAGGttactaaaaatttatgagAAATTCACGTgatttttggggaaaaaaattcatatgaGAGACGAAATTAGGCATCATTCTCCTTTTACAGATTTTGTGTGAATACATGCAGATCTTGGCAGGATGTTGATCAGTGCTAGCGTTTCAAGTAAATCTGGTTTTAAAAATGTCAAGGAGAGGAAGAGGGTTTCGTTCCTGTAGAGAGTGTTGGGTTTACAACGGATTTTGGGGGTGTTTGATGGCGCCACTCAatttggtattttatatatatatcattagAAATATGTTGATAAACCTACCGAGTAGGCGAGTAACGACACAGACAACCAATAAGTTCGTATTTTTCTTcgggaaaaaaatgatatagaaattgagtcgcagggaagtcgcctttgttgggagaacctgtgcctcTCGGTTCGAGCGGGGATTTCTAGTCTGAGTTGTGGTACGAGCTTAAATGTGCttcccacagttggggccctccccaggatacctcgtggtcaaaataaaaaaaaaaatgatatagaaATTAAAGACTGACgccatattaatttgtttatttttgtcaaaaatttaaatagatcataattaatttaaattttaaatacattttaattatatcatttacatttttaaaattaaataaaaaattttaaaaattaatgtaccGATTTAATCACTTTAtatgattgaaaatttttattacattaaaaaaataaacggattaaaattaagaaaattaaattaataagttaaaaacAAACTGTGTCGTAGTTTATAGTTGTCAGATTATATAATTGTTTCTGTCAGCATTCATAAGTCATACGCACTCAACACAACCCCCTCATCTCAGTAATACTcatctattaaatttgaacaaataaaataatagtaaatatacgtggtaaaaataaaaataaatgagagatATAAACAGACTAACCTTTCATCCCATTCCTAACCATACATTTCGTGCTATCTAAATTTTAGACCAGATGCCAACACATTAAGCAAAAGCGTAAATTCAAGTTTCAACACCAAAAAATTTGGCGCTAGCTCATAGACCagcaaatgataatttaaaaactttaacAGTATAGATGCAATTATCAGCGGTAAAGACATCAACCATCAAGAGAATCCACCaatctattaaatattttgaaaatgttgcGACAAGTATTCCAAGACAAGCCCTGAAATGGCATCAAACtagtaaacaaatattatCAACTCTGCTACACTAATCTGCATCCATCTCTTCCAACGCTGCTCTGGCGGCTGCCTTAGCTTCCTCAAGAAGCTCATCTGGTACCtgaatgtaataaaaacagaaacaaaattatataaacaaaatcacTAGCATAATTATGCTGGTAATATTAAGTACCAACAGCAAACAGCAACCcaaaaaattgctcgtctAAGATCCAGTGAGCGAGGGTGGTAACAGCAGAGGAATAGAAGAACCACAACTTTAAAACACACTagtcattttaaattataaattacctTCTGATGCTGGCGGTTTGATTCATCACAGACCCAGCTCATTTCCAGTTCAAAGGCCTTGTCCTTAGCCTCATCGTGCACTCCATAAATGCTGTTTAGCATCAGATAAAAATGTTTAACCTTAGAGAAATCAAATTGATGATATAGCAGATATTGAAGTATCAAACTACAATTAGAATTACAAGTCTCATACatgcaaaaaaatttcataaatttgtcaagcaaacaagagaaaatattGACAAGCTCAGAAATTATTCTTACATATAACATGCACAGCATGTAAGTTATATTTGAGAAGGCCTATTGAGAGTTAGTTGCCAAGATCCATTCTACACTCAAAAGTTGACACAAAATAGCTGCATATCACTTTTGTACTACTCCAGCCATGATGCATTAATAAGGCTATAGCCAATTAGCCATCATCTCCAGTTTTAGCGCACAGATCCATGATAGTTCAAACACACGACTTTCAAAGTACTACTCAACTGACTTGAAATGGATGTTCTGTCTAGATCCTTATACATTATATGAATTTGCAAAGTAGTGATACACAAAATAGCTGCATATCACTTTTGTACTACTCCAGCCATGATGCATTAATAAGGCTATAGCCAATTAGCCATCATCTCCACCACAATCTCATTGTATTAGTATTAATGTCACAGTTGCAACAGCATTTGTTAGTCCTAACTTGTACTGTTGTACTATAAACATGCATTTCCTATTTTGGCAACAGCCAATTCTTTTTATCTTCCTGCAATGAATTCATAACTTGTATGTCATCAATCAACATACTATGTAACACTCACACTAATGCTAATTCGTACACTATAACACGATTAGTTTAAAGACACTATGTCCAAGTCTTTATTTTTAGCAATTCAAAGCACAAAAAACACCccaccaaaaaaatattactaatTACTACCGAGATGTTAGTCAAGAAGAAAACCACCAACGTCAcacactaaaataaaaaatttacaagataaaTATCAAGTTACCAGAGAATAAATATAGAACTTACATCTTGGCTACTTCAATGACCCCTTGTCGGCAGGTCATTTCAGAAAGCTTCAACTTTTCAATCTCTCTGTGAAAATACAAGTTTCAACAGTATCAGTACCATCAGTTAATTTTctcagaaaaatgaaaagcaaaatgaaggtagCTAAACAAAAAGAGGAGATGACCAGATGTTCACTTATGCCCACGTCAAAATTCTAGGTAAAATAGTAAATCTTCTATCTTTGAACttggtaaataaataaatctaaactTACGTTTTAGCAGCCTGCCTGCCCTTTCCAATTGCAGCTCCAAAATACCTCTACAACAAATGCCAAAACACCAATAAGCAAAAACCACTCTAGAATAACagtaatacaaataaatagatGTTATACATgtagaacaaaaaaaagatgGTAAGACATTAAACATAACTATGAAAgtatttgacaaaatattAACTTACATAGGAGATACCAGAAGGTTCAATCATATACAATTGCGGTCCATCTCTGTCATAACCTCCAAGAATTACACCACATCCAAAAGGTCTGCAGCACCACCATCATTGCTCTTACAGTTATTAAAGGGGAAGGAAAACAACTTAGTAACAAAAACAGAGGTAAGTAATATCTCATCAAATCATCAAACCTGAGCCACCAATATAGAGTACATAGATGCACATAGCTAGCAACTCGTTGAGCAAGTTCTTTAACAGGAATTGGTTCGCCATATACACTGCCAGTCAACAACAAACACAGGATGAAATTGTTATGATAtgataaataacattaatacTTGAATAAGTAAGAGAGCATTAAAATGCCATGTAAGGAGGAGCAACCTTGGAAGGAAAATCTTAACtatctaaaaaattttgatattctttCTCTTATCTTCTATTTTCTTCTCCACATGATCACAATACTTATAGTTTGTTACTACATCTGGAAAGAATGTTATAAGTTTCACAAAATGTTGCTACTATATAATTGAATACCTAATACTGCATAAAGATTGAATAAAATTCAAGAGTTAGTTGTTAGGCATATTATAGACACATTTAATCTTAATGTTTTTGTTGCTTTGCAAACTGAAGGATGAAACATACTGATTGCATATTAACTTAGCACTTTCTATTCCCTCATCATAGCTACAAGCCTAAGTCCTGGACCTAGCCTCAAATATCATGCCTTTAAAGCTGTCTTTTCCATATATATAGCTAAAAACAGTGCCACTGCATTACACAAATTGCATACAAGTAAATGATCTAAAAGCAAACCTTTCATAGTTTGTAGCTTCAGACTTGGCCCTGGTAACAATTTGTCTCCCATCTGCTGCTAATCCTGCAACAGCCTGCAATTGAAAAATGTCAATATATGCTCCAAGATACAGTTTGAAATAGGTACACAAGGACGGTTTACATGCACCAAGATACAGTTTGAAATAGGTACACAAGGATGGGTTTACATGCACCAATATACAGTTTGAAATAGGTACACAAGGACAGGTTTACCTACAGCCTATTAAACCACAAGAAAGACACCATCCATAAGAAGACATCAAAAAACATCAAACAGTCTTCTGCACTTTCCACAGAAAGAGAGGTTGTGTCTACATAGATGACTACAAAGGAAACCCCCCTCCTTCTCTCCAGATAACTCAGTTGTACATTTACTTCCACATTTTTATGAACCTTTAAATTCTCTCCTAGTCATACAAAGTCAGCCCCAAAACTTTAGATTTGTATCTTCTAGCAAACATCCACAATCATATCAGCCCAACACCATATGAGCTACTGTGTATAATTGTCTTACTTCAAACAAATCTGAGCATCACCCTCATCTCAcactctcacacacacacacacactctctctcACTAAAATCACATAAtcaaaagaccaaattacaaGCTAAAATTCTCGATTTCACTATTAGGGATTTAAAATCTAAACTAAATCTATACAATCCACACAGTATAAGATAAAGGTAAGTACCATGCCGGAGTGACGATGAACGGAATGGATTCTTCTATTGGAACCAGGCAACATCATCTTCGACGCTATTAGCTTCTCCACTCCCtttggaaaaacaaaataaaatacacctaaaaatacaaatttttaagatttagCGAATAAGTAAAAAACAGAATTTACCATAACGATGCCATCTTTGCATTTAATTCCAATCACAGTCCTGCGAGCGaagattgaaaaaataaggatattAAGAatggagaataaaaaaaagagcgAAAGAGAGAGTGAGTTAACCTACCCGCTGTTGTCGACGGCTTTGGCGGCGTATTCGATCTGGAAAACGCGACCGTCGGGAGAGAATGTGGTCACCGACAGATCGTAGCCTGTGCCTATGCTGCTCATGCTTgctctcttctttctttttcgaTTTTTGAGTCAATTTGATTTCCCTTTCCCTTCTACTGAGAAAGCGAAGTTCTGTGAGATATAGAcgagtttcttttttatcaagaaaaagaagcagactgggactttaaaataaataaaataaagtaaaaacaaagACCGATGAAGGGTATAATTGTACTTTTATGGCGAAAGGAAAATTACGGAGATGACCTAACACTAtggttaatttataaaataacccagcttaaatttttctcatttttgtaACTGGAAAATATTATCTTCCCCTTACAAAAGAGACATATTACTTATCAAGGTCATACTAATTGAGATGAAATTTATTGAactttacaattaattaactttagagttataatatgttttatcattgattatgatattttttttttgttacacTTCTCTAATTCATCGTTATAATATTTAAGAAGTAAATAATTGTTGTAATATTCACTATGTTAGCGTGATACTTTAGTCCTACAACTCAGATGCTACCCAAATTATGAGATACAATACCTTGAGATATCTCATTGACAAGTAAAAACCCCTcctcttttattaaattaaaaattttaggagTTGTGAAATTACCATGAATGCCAAGGGGCGGCCATTGACCAAATAAAGATCCGACAATTTCTGCAAACAAGTGAAACTGTGAAAAGTTTCTTGTGATGGCACTTTCTTCGTTATGCCTAATGAGAAACTTTCCACGAGGACTACTATCTTTATTGGGAAAAAGATGAACCAATAGCAATTATTCAGATTCCCCTGGTTTTTTTACTTCAATTTGATATCTTAAGCTAAGACCATCATGATCCATTAGAGAGAATAATCGATATAAACCGTTGAGAACAGATTTTATCTTGATTGTATCAGATTGTATCAGAATTGTGAGTAGCAATTGTCACAATGGCAGGGATTAGATTGATTGTATCAGATTTTATCTTGTCATTCATGTGGGTTTGGCAGAGTGTTTTGATCAAGATTTTTGTGTACAAGGTTCTGGGATTGGGACATGCTCCCAGTGGTGAGGTCTTCAAGTGTGGCTTGTCAATAATCAGCATGTTTCTGTTTGCATTCTTGGGCAAAGTTACCAAAGGAGGGGCTTATAATCCCTTAACCGTCTTAGCTTCTGGCATTTCTGGGgattttagtaattttctCTTCACTGTTGGAGCTAGAATCCCTGCTCAGGTAAGCTCTTTGGATGCTAAATCTACctttttgttgattatttttacttttgaggGATTTAATTCTCTAatgggttttgttttgtttggtgATGTTAATATGTTCGTTTGCTTGCTGAGAAAACAATGAGAAAAGGAGAGAGCATAAAGAGTATTAGTTTTATCTTATTATGGTTTCCATATAAAAGGTTCCATCAATTAACACAATCATCTGTACAAGTCTAGTTAGAGTTGAATTTTCCTCGGAacgtgattttttttttttttttgattttgttgctGAATAGAATTTCAGTATATTAATGCACATccctgaatttatttatttttttctgttattGATCTCATAAATAAAGTCATTTATATCTTCATCATCCTCTGGcttgtaatatattattttgtggaTCTTTCTTTGTTTGCTTTGGCAATTATATTCCGCTGAGGAAAGGTGGTTCTTAATTGGATCAAAGGATTTTCCATCTCTTATTTAAGATTACATGAAGCAAGCCTACTAAAGTACTAGGAATTTACCTCTGCTTTTGGgctcaaatttaaattttaacgtCCTGTCTAAGATCTGGATTTCTATATCTTGTTGGCATGCATCCCCAGTCAATAAGAATTGCACTTTGTGGGTGTTACACTGCTCTCGGCTTTGTCCGAACTGTTGGGATTTTGAAAAGGATAGGATAGATCTTACATTCAAATGTTACCAAGCTAAAACCAAAGGGGTGGGGTTAGAGTAAGGGAGTGTAGCacaattaaattacatttacATCCAACAGCTGGTGTCCTGGTCTTTTTTGCACACAGTGACCGTTAATTTTGTGGGGTGTGCATCATGTTCATGAAATAAAAGGCTTGAGTGATCATTTTGGATAAATATCTGGAAAGACTGAATGAATAAATGCATCTTagataacaaaaatgcaataaaataaGAGGGATTTCTTAGAAAGTTTTCAATAACGTCTAGAGAATTCTTCGAAATGAAGACTGGGATCCACCAATTCATATCCATCCCTGCTGCAGGAAAAGGAATACAGATCCAGTAGGCTCTGTTGGACGGTACCCGccgaaatattttctttttcctttctttcgtTGATATGGAACTGGGTATGACGTTAATTCCTTCAGCTCAGTGGTTCAataaaatcccaaaaaaaGTCCCtgtttcattttcctttttcgaGTTTTCTGGCTGCAAATACAAGTAACCttcaaaacataaatttgCCATGTGGTGGAACATTTCTATCAGATATTTTGTGCTAAGGCCAGGATCAGAAGCAATGGATTTTCTCCTCATCCATTTGCAGTGAACTTTGTCCATCTCAAATTGGACTTGTCTGGTTGCATCTTTCCAATTTGAAGGAAGCCCTCGGTTTTGTGGTCCTGAAGTTTCGGAGCAAAAAGGAAATTGATTTTTGAGTATTTGACTAGTAGGAGTGAAGTTGAAGAATTTTATACTTCTTATGTATTTACTCAGCAACAAAGTGTCCTCTAAAATGCTTGTTTGTGATTGGTTTCTTGGTATCCCATTGTTAAGAATGTTAAGAAGGTTACtgttgttttttctttaattaacttgattgaaaaaaatcttttctcCTTCCTTGAGGAACTTCTATCCTCTTCTCTTGCCTTTTCTACTTTGAAAACACATTTATATAACTGCTGGTGCTTTGAACAGtctaaatttttaacataatttatgtATGTAAGAACGAAATATATTCTCCAATCTGAAGTTCCACGACAGATATCCTTTTTGGCCATTCTAGTGGATTTTACGCGAGACCTCTTACAGCTGATCTCACAGGTCTCTGAAAGGACTTAACAGTCAAGATGAGTACCTTCTGGCAGGGTGTTTTATATACACAGAAAAAGAATTGATCTCGTAACATGAGATCTAGCCATTTTCCTTAAGTAAATCAGCTTCCCAAAACTATCCACCATTCAGTATAAAggttttgaaaattatctCTTCATGTTCCTGGTATGATAGAGAATGTGGTTGTTTCCAAGTTATAGAAATAAGacaacttattttttctttatgtacatttattttagttttttaatctCGTTTTTTCAGGTAATTGGATCTATTACTGGGGTTAGGTTCATCCTCGATACCTTTCCTCAGATAGGACGTGGTCCAAGTTTGAATGTTGGCATCCATCACGGTGCATTGACAGAAGGATTGCTCACATTTGCTATCGTTACCATCTCACTTGGGTTGGCAAGAAAAATTCCAGGGAGTTTCTACATGAAGACATGGATTTCGAGTGTCTCTAAGTTAGCTCTTCATATTCTTGGGTCTGATATGACTGGTGGATGCATGAACCCAGCCTCTGTAAGTACCGATTATAGTTACTGTATATATTTGctgcttttttctttctgttcTTCTTCAAGTTGCAACTTATAGAAGTAGCGATCTCTGTTGgattttaaaatgtttcaaaatttgtaGGTGATGGGATGGGCCTATGCTCGTGGAGATCATATAACCAAGGAgcatatatttgtatattggCTAGCTCCAATTCAGGCAACTGTGCTTGCATTATGGTTATTTAAGTTGGTAGTTCGACCACTAGCAGAGGAGAAAAAAGACTCAAAATCTAAATCAGAATGATAAAATTTCACTTCCTTTTGTGTTGTAACTCTGTTAGCTCTTTCTAATCGATCAGCTCAGGTGAAGGCAAATGTAGGTTCACAAGAAGACAATTGGCCGAAAAGACTACAATCCATTTTGTAGATGAATCCCTTTGGAATCATCTTTCTGTAAATCTAAAGAGTACGATCTGTTCCTTAATGAacctctttcacttgatttttCACTCGTTAATCTGGCTGAGTAATGCCAGATGATAGATGTAATTGCAACAGTAACTGCTAAAATCCATAGattgttttatgtctttttgCTTGAGAAGTTTCATCCAACAAAAATCCTTAAGCTCATTCCTTCTGAGTAAAATGAACTAAGACATCTTTATTTTCGGATGACAAGAAACAGTTTTTGACTCGTAAGATGGTATAACAAAAACTGTATCTGCCAGTAACAGAGCCTTACAATGTGGGTATAAGGGCGGAGCACAGCACAGCCGAAAACTCTAAAggatcaattttttcttttgaaatattgattaatttttaatgatgtTCTCATCTTTGTTATGGAGGAATGGTCGGAACTTTAGGGTATTGTTTATATAGCTTCCCATTTTTGGGGATTTGTTATTTAACGTGGACTTCAgtaaaactataaaattacTTCATTATtccaatatataaaatttacacatCAATCGTGTAGGAGCCAATATAAACATTTTTATACTtacttttcatattttatttagaaactccaaaaatttttaaaactctgTTAACCTTTTATAACCTCCGCCCCTGTATTGGGTAGGAGATGAATCATGACTAGGTGCAAAGAAATAAATTGTTCTGATattacaaacaaaaacaaaaggtaGAAACTCTACATAACCATGTATCCCCAGTTACATCTGCCcgaattctttttttattttttttttgtttcaccGAAACTCAAGATGGACATAAGATTTGGCAACTGGAACTTTCTACAAAATTATCAGTAAACAAGCTCTGGTTCAAACTCAGCAAAATCAACAGATCCAGAGTCAACTGGTGGCATTAGATATGTAGCAAGGAGTTCAGAAGCCAGTGCTGCAATCAGTGGAATCCTCTTCAAGTTCTTCACCAAGGGAATGTCATCGGTCGCCCCTACAGCAAGAAGCCTCTCGTTGATCTCTACCATCCGATCCAACCTCCTCTTGAACTCTGGGTTTTCAACATCCAGCACAGCAGGGAAAATTCTAGCCGTTGTGCGATTGGTCTGTAGAAAAAGAATTTCAGATACACAAGTTCAAGTATCATAAAAAATGGTAATTCTGTCCTCTTTTCCTAGGTCATATAGATATGACACTGACACTGTTAGATGTCTTACTAAAACTGAAAATGCAAATGAAGAAAAGCAGGATATTGTTAAAGTGAGCTTCGTTGGCTCACTTGGCTGGTACACAATGTGCTGTCAAGTTCTACATATTGACAATTGATTCGCAGCACAGAAATCTTCATAAACTTCTGTAAAAAGCACACTAACAAGCTCAGCCACAGACTAACCTCAATGATGACATGCATGTCAAATTCTTTGGTGTCTAGTCCAATGCCCTCATAGAAAGCAGTACGCTGGCAGTCATTGAGATACATTGTGACATACACCTGCAGgaacaattatgaaattatcaGGAGAAGAATATATGAACTTACTGATACCTAAGAAAAGTATCCTTTATGTCATGCGACTTATAAGAAACACATTTAGCATGCAATTACAAGATCTTACATTAGGTTTCACAAACCTAAACATGATAGCAATCAACCTTACAAGATTTTCAAAACCTCCATCAATATCCTGTTTGTGCTTTCTTTCTATGGTTGCAGCCAAAGTAGCATGAAAATAATCACAAAAAGAGCCAATGCTTATATAAGTTGGGTGAGATATAACTGATGTTCATAAAGCATGAAGGATTACCGAGAGGCAGAAAAATCGGGCCCACAACTTTGCCTTCCAGTCATTGAGGAACTGGGGTTGTGCCTTCATCAAGGCTGAGAAGAAATCACCGTGACGGTTCTCATCCTGGCACCAGTTCTCGAAATACTTGAAAATGGGATAACATTGGAACTCAGGGTTGGCCTTGAGATGTCTGTATATGGTAATGTATCTCCAGTATCCAATCTTCTCAGATAAATATGTGGCATAAAAGATAAACTTTGGCTTGAAAAATGTGTATTTCCTAGCTTTTGTCAGGAAGCCCAAGTCCAATGCATAATTGAAATCAGATAGCCCCTTGTTCAGAAACCTTGAgtcaataaaacaattatggTTATTTACATGAGCAACAGAGGATACACATACATAACGGATTTGGATGCACATTCATACCCGGCATGCCTGGCTTCATCCCTGGACATCAGAGAGAAAATCTCAGCTACCACTGGGTTGGTTTTCTGTACCATCAAACT
It contains:
- the LOC102612378 gene encoding proteasome subunit alpha type-3; the encoded protein is MSSIGTGYDLSVTTFSPDGRVFQIEYAAKAVDNSGTVIGIKCKDGIVMGVEKLIASKMMLPGSNRRIHSVHRHSGMAVAGLAADGRQIVTRAKSEATNYESVYGEPIPVKELAQRVASYVHLCTLYWWLRPFGCGVILGGYDRDGPQLYMIEPSGISYRYFGAAIGKGRQAAKTEIEKLKLSEMTCRQGVIEVAKIIYGVHDEAKDKAFELEMSWVCDESNRQHQKVPDELLEEAKAAARAALEEMDAD
- the LOC102612985 gene encoding magnesium-protoporphyrin IX monomethyl ester [oxidative] cyclase, chloroplastic translates to MAAEMALVKPISKFSTIATTTKPRFSYPKATCTSLSTRFCTIKMSATSEQAAAATAQKPSKKSNKTAIKETLLTPRFYTTDFDEMETLFNTEINKKLNQAEFEALLQEFKTDYNQTHFVRNKEFKEAADKMQGPLRQIFVEFLERSCTAEFSGFLLYKELGRRLKKTNPVVAEIFSLMSRDEARHAGFLNKGLSDFNYALDLGFLTKARKYTFFKPKFIFYATYLSEKIGYWRYITIYRHLKANPEFQCYPIFKYFENWCQDENRHGDFFSALMKAQPQFLNDWKAKLWARFFCLSVYVTMYLNDCQRTAFYEGIGLDTKEFDMHVIIETNRTTARIFPAVLDVENPEFKRRLDRMVEINERLLAVGATDDIPLVKNLKRIPLIAALASELLATYLMPPVDSGSVDFAEFEPELVY
- the LOC102612682 gene encoding probable aquaporin SIP2-1, which produces MAGIRLIVSDFILSFMWVWQSVLIKIFVYKVLGLGHAPSGEVFKCGLSIISMFLFAFLGKVTKGGAYNPLTVLASGISGDFSNFLFTVGARIPAQVIGSITGVRFILDTFPQIGRGPSLNVGIHHGALTEGLLTFAIVTISLGLARKIPGSFYMKTWISSVSKLALHILGSDMTGGCMNPASVMGWAYARGDHITKEHIFVYWLAPIQATVLALWLFKLVVRPLAEEKKDSKSKSE